One region of Vanessa tameamea isolate UH-Manoa-2023 chromosome 27, ilVanTame1 primary haplotype, whole genome shotgun sequence genomic DNA includes:
- the LOC113392106 gene encoding zinc finger protein 62-like has translation MEQKYVNIKELKTYRKTDKKGKAILNNNEIKKNAHTRVPLTTQNAVKYLLEGTLRLRVCRYCLNVTSKLSELDEMLVIAVNGSLHEVTVRDMVASIHPFKITEDRNFPNKICSECLTHAIGSYLFSQQCERAERALRNCFDDMYEKFEKLDPLEPVKRRGKRKMNLNHNILYTEHEDVINYAEPIINLINVDTMSPNNNTISELECQKCSQVLPNTESLLNHEKSHPKSMWYNCRLCGKSFVKQYHLRRHLKENHILGEEIEREVNTEHYKCSECGTSNKTFVEHLQHIEKHKFKETFRHLIERRVDDLCSVCLDKGSRMVNLGDVIHLHGGYPELTGDRSIRSILRTSIPEITFDNYTGTKICDICLNHAITSHVFIARIQYVRNRLNTCVSLMLDSLNNISHPNNNIMVEISQHTILPSFKLDELSEIDDSRLNVEVLEDEFRIASESDSDFDDLSKEESSEILFNPAKNVTKTYVNKKLVNGYQTKYDNNNIYDDICSEFLTFKKKIKPPKRAAKYRYTCPLCNKHFISDYFLKKHILKHVNRKVQCNLCLKQFKSKFYLFEHKKMVHVLKQENFISCKICGRSFLNINKIKMHQKCHKIKECQLCDKSFKSQKHYDVHMQRHAVKFTMCENRDVQTCSFCEKPCSNENELSLHVNKIHLQIKPYSCDMCDKQFYTEYNLSSHKKLHSLFSKELCVFCNKTLKCRKELVVHVRKHIGSKPHQCPVCRHSFYSDCKMKRHMKVLHGGKYCCRLCRTVLPSQIDLKNHINVVHSSM, from the exons ATGGAACAGAAATACGTTAATATTAAAGAGTTAAAAACTTATAGAAAAACCGATAAAAAGGGAAAagcaatattaaacaataatgaaattaaaaaaaatgctcatACGAGAGTTCCTTTGACTACCCAAAATGCTGTAAAGTATCTTCTAGAAGGTACGTTAAGGTTGCGAGTTTGTAGGTACTGTTTGAACGTAACTAGCAAACTATCAGAACTTGATGAAATGCTTGTGATAGCGGTAAATGGTTCACTCCATGAGGTCACTGTGAGAGACATGGTCGCTAGTATTCATCCTTTTAAG aTTACTGAAGATCGTAATTTTCCAAACAAAATTTGCAGTGAATGTCTCACTCATGCCATTGGTAGTTATTTATTCTCGCAGCAGTGTGAAAGAGCTGAGAGAGCATTACGTAACTGTTTCGATGATATGTATGAAAAATTTGAAAAGCTTGATCCACTTGAACCAGTGAAACGAAGAGGCAAACGAAAAATGAATCTCAACCACAACATACTGTATACCGAACATGAAGATGTTATTAATTATGCAGAacctataataaatttaatcaatgttGATACAATGTCTccgaataataatactattagtgAACTGGAATGTCAAAAATGTTCTCAAGTTCTACCAAATACAGAATCATTGTTAAACCACGAGAAGTCGCACCCTAAATCAATGTGGTATAATTGTCGGTTATGTGGCAAATCATTTGTCAAGCAATACCATTTGAGGAGACATTTAAAGGAAAATCATATTTTGGGCGAGGAAATTGAAAGAGAAGTTAATACAGAACATTACAAATGCAGTGAATGCGGTACTTCTAACAAGACATTCGTTGAACATTTACAGCATATAgagaaacataaatttaaagaaacatttcGCCATTTGATTGAACGTAGAGTTGACGATTTGTGTTCTGTTTGTTTGGATAAGGGCTCACGTATGGTCAACTTGGGTGATGTGATACATCTGCATGGAGGATATCCTGAGTTAACAGGGGATAGATCGATCAGAAGTATTTTACGCACATCTATACCAGAA ATTACCTTTGATAACTACACTGGAACAAAAATTTGCGATATTTGCCTTAACCACGCGATTACGTCGCACGTGTTTATAGCTAGAATACAGTACGTTAGGAATAGATTAAATACATGTGTTAGTCTCATGTTAGAcagtttaaacaatataagtcacccaaataataatattatggtaGAAATTTCGCAGCACACAATACTTCCTTCTTTCAAACTCGATGAGTTATCTGAAATCGATGACTCTAGATTGAACGTTGAAGTGCTTGAAGACGAATTTAGAATAGCTTCGGAATCGGACAGCGATTTCGATGATCTTAGCAAAGAAGAAAGCAGTGAAATTCTATTCAATCCAGCTAAAAATGTCACTAaaacttatgttaataaaaaattagtCAACGGATACCAAACCAaatacgataataataatatctatgacGACATATGCAGTGAATTCCTTacgtttaaaaagaaaattaaaccgCCGAAACGAGCTGCGAAATATAGGTACACCTGCCCATTGtgcaataaacattttatatccgATTATTTCCTTAAGAAACATATATTGAAACACGTTAACAGGAAAGTACAGtgcaatttatgtttaaaacagTTCAAATCGAAGTTCTATCTCTTCGAACATAAAAAAATGGTCCACGTTTTAAAACAGGAGAATTTTATAAGCTGCAAAATCTGTGGCAGGTCGTtccttaacataaataaaataaaaatgcaccaAAAATGTCACAAAATTAAGGAATGCCAACTGTGCGATAAAAGTTTCAAGTCCCAAAAGCATTATGACGTTCACATGCAGAGACACGCGGTCAAGTTCACGATGTGCGAAAACAGGGACGTGCAAACGTGCAGCTTTTGCGAAAAGCCGTGTTCGAACGAAAATGAACTCTCACTTCATGTGAACAAGATACATCTCCAAATAAAACCGTACAGCTGCGACATGTGCGACAAGCAATTTTATACGGAATACAATTTGAGTAGCCATAAAAAACTGCATAGTTTATTTTCCAAAGAGTTGTGCGTTTTTTGCAACAAAACGTTGAAATGTAGGAAGGAATTAGTCGTGCATGTTAGAAAGCATATCGGGTCGAAACCACACCAGTGTCCCGTCTGTAGACATTCGTTTTACTCCGACTGTAAAATGAAGAGGCACATGAAGGTGTTACACGGTGGAAAATATTGCTGTCGTCTTTGCAGAACCGTTCTGCCTAGTCAAATTGAtcttaaaaatcatataaatgttGTCCACAGCTCCATGTAG